From the genome of Desulfovibrio psychrotolerans, one region includes:
- a CDS encoding sirohydrochlorin cobaltochelatase, which yields MRCSIATRRFAALATALLLAVLLTLPAAAGHGNAPQTRKGILLVAFGTTVPEARVALDNIEEETRKAFPDTEIRWAYSAKQVRRTVQEEEGKEKLSPASALARMGDEGFTHVAVQSLHTIPGEEFHALQKTVAAFRNMPKGTRKVVLGMPLLCTHEDMERAAAALVSTFPEQRKPGEAIVLMGHGTHHPANIYYPGMQHYLSKVDLNTFVGTVEGAPELDDVIATLKARKLKTVWLMPLMAVAGDHARNDMAGPEEDSWKSVLEKQGFTVHTVLRGTGEYDAVAALWVDHLKDAFGALDEE from the coding sequence ATGCGTTGTTCCATTGCCACGCGCCGTTTTGCCGCGCTTGCCACTGCCCTGCTTCTCGCCGTTCTGCTCACGCTGCCCGCCGCTGCCGGACACGGCAACGCCCCGCAAACGCGCAAGGGCATTCTGCTGGTAGCCTTTGGCACCACCGTGCCCGAGGCGCGCGTTGCGCTTGATAACATTGAAGAAGAAACCCGCAAGGCGTTTCCCGATACAGAAATCCGCTGGGCCTACTCCGCCAAGCAGGTGCGCCGCACCGTGCAGGAGGAAGAAGGCAAGGAAAAGCTCTCTCCCGCCTCCGCCCTTGCCCGCATGGGGGACGAAGGCTTCACCCACGTGGCAGTTCAGTCGCTGCACACCATTCCCGGTGAAGAGTTCCACGCCCTGCAAAAGACCGTTGCCGCTTTCCGCAACATGCCCAAGGGCACCCGCAAGGTCGTGCTCGGCATGCCGCTGCTCTGCACCCATGAGGATATGGAACGCGCAGCAGCCGCACTGGTTTCCACCTTCCCGGAACAGCGCAAACCCGGCGAAGCCATTGTGCTCATGGGGCACGGCACCCACCACCCGGCAAACATCTACTACCCCGGCATGCAGCACTACCTTTCCAAGGTGGACCTCAACACGTTTGTGGGCACCGTGGAGGGCGCGCCGGAACTGGATGACGTGATTGCCACGCTTAAGGCACGCAAGCTCAAGACCGTGTGGCTCATGCCGCTCATGGCGGTGGCGGGCGACCATGCCCGCAACGATATGGCAGGACCGGAAGAAGATAGCTGGAAGAGCGTGCTGGAAAAGCAGGGCTTCACCGTTCATACCGTCCTGCGTGGCACCGGGGAGTATGACGCCGTTGCCGCCCTGTGGGTGGACCACCTGAAGGACGCCTTCGGCGCGCTGGACGAAGAGTAA
- a CDS encoding FecCD family ABC transporter permease has product MADTTEHTSARHTERARRFRRTALCALAACLVSVVSACLFGPMDIAVRDVLTVLVVRLADLFSLSAAAEPASPTVSLVVWDIRLGRIVLSLLVGASLAVTGTVFQGILRNPLADPFTLGVSSGAAFGASLAILLGFTGALPLLPAVGFLPAAALGGALLALFAVIILGRSGGRLRRETLVLAGVVVATFLAALISLVKSLDEDSVASIVFWIMGSMQGRGWNECGLMLPWLVPGLLLIWRYSRELDILALGDTQARQLGMNADTVRLRLLIGASMLTAAAVAVSGVIGFVGLVVPHLMRMLQGGEHRPLLVSSGLSGGLLLLWSDVAARTILPQGAELPVGVVTALLGGPFFCLLLRRRAAGDAV; this is encoded by the coding sequence ATGGCCGACACCACGGAACACACATCCGCACGACATACGGAGCGTGCCCGCCGCTTCCGGCGCACAGCCCTGTGCGCACTGGCGGCGTGCCTTGTCTCCGTGGTGTCGGCCTGTCTTTTCGGGCCCATGGACATTGCCGTGCGCGATGTGCTGACGGTGCTGGTCGTACGGCTTGCCGACCTTTTTTCCCTGAGTGCGGCAGCAGAGCCCGCCTCCCCCACCGTGAGCCTTGTGGTGTGGGATATACGGCTCGGGCGCATTGTGCTTTCCCTGTTGGTGGGCGCCTCGCTCGCCGTGACGGGCACCGTGTTTCAGGGTATTCTGCGCAACCCGCTGGCAGACCCCTTCACCCTTGGCGTATCCAGCGGCGCTGCCTTCGGAGCCTCGCTTGCCATTCTGCTGGGCTTTACGGGCGCGCTGCCGCTGCTTCCCGCCGTGGGTTTTCTGCCTGCCGCCGCCCTTGGCGGCGCGTTGCTGGCCCTGTTCGCGGTCATTATTCTGGGCCGTTCCGGGGGCAGGCTGCGGCGGGAAACGCTGGTACTGGCGGGCGTGGTGGTGGCCACCTTTCTTGCAGCCCTCATCTCGCTGGTCAAGTCGCTGGATGAAGACTCCGTGGCCTCCATCGTCTTCTGGATAATGGGCAGCATGCAAGGGCGTGGCTGGAACGAATGCGGCCTCATGCTGCCGTGGCTGGTCCCCGGCCTGCTGCTCATCTGGCGTTACTCACGCGAACTGGATATTCTGGCCCTGGGCGACACGCAGGCGCGTCAGCTGGGCATGAACGCCGATACGGTGCGCCTGCGCCTGCTCATCGGCGCGAGCATGCTCACAGCCGCAGCCGTTGCTGTTTCCGGTGTCATAGGCTTTGTGGGGCTGGTAGTGCCCCACCTTATGCGCATGCTGCAAGGAGGAGAGCACCGCCCCCTGCTGGTCAGCAGCGGGCTTTCCGGCGGGCTGCTGCTCCTGTGGTCCGATGTGGCTGCCCGCACCATCCTGCCGCAGGGCGCAGAACTGCCCGTGGGCGTGGTCACCGCGCTTCTTGGCGGCCCCTTCTTCTGCCTGCTGCTGAGGCGGCGCGCTGCGGGGGATGCCGTATGA
- a CDS encoding ABC transporter ATP-binding protein, with amino-acid sequence MITLHNAVCGYAGIPVLSGVSLSVQPGEMVGLLGPNGSGKTTLLLTLSGVLPPLAGEMRIHGNDCAAMPPAVRARHLASVPQRMGEPPDMEAFSLVLMGRYPHISFLGGYTEQDRRIALAAMEETGTAHLAHRSACTLSGGEFQRVLIARALAQQTECLLLDEATSGLDIARKVEIFDLLRQRTGHDMHNNGNGQTLHDRQNGHADRDGQTKQRVAVIAAIHDLNLAALYCHRLVLLKNGRVVRDGGVNEVFTQAILSEVYETRIHIVPHPVTGAPQACLVPGRTGKAGLPVAADMADATDTQNAARSLDPAPVPMAAGTGGKTHA; translated from the coding sequence ATGATCACCCTGCACAACGCAGTCTGCGGCTACGCCGGCATTCCCGTTCTTTCCGGGGTGAGCCTTTCCGTTCAACCCGGCGAAATGGTGGGGCTGCTCGGCCCTAACGGGAGCGGAAAAACCACCCTGCTGCTCACCTTATCCGGGGTACTGCCGCCTCTTGCGGGCGAAATGCGCATCCACGGCAACGACTGCGCCGCCATGCCGCCTGCCGTGCGCGCCCGGCATCTGGCCTCTGTGCCGCAACGCATGGGCGAGCCGCCGGACATGGAAGCCTTCTCGCTGGTACTCATGGGCCGTTACCCCCACATTTCCTTCCTTGGCGGCTACACAGAACAGGACCGGCGCATCGCCCTTGCCGCCATGGAAGAAACAGGCACCGCGCACCTGGCGCACCGTTCCGCCTGCACCCTTTCCGGCGGTGAATTCCAGCGGGTGCTCATTGCCCGCGCTCTGGCCCAGCAGACAGAATGCCTGCTGCTGGATGAGGCGACATCCGGCCTCGACATAGCCCGCAAGGTGGAAATCTTTGACCTGCTGCGTCAGCGTACCGGCCATGACATGCATAACAATGGTAATGGCCAAACCTTGCATGACCGCCAGAACGGGCATGCTGACCGCGACGGGCAGACCAAGCAACGGGTGGCCGTTATCGCCGCCATCCACGACCTGAACCTCGCCGCACTTTACTGCCACAGGCTCGTGCTGCTCAAAAACGGGCGCGTGGTCCGCGACGGCGGCGTGAACGAGGTATTCACGCAGGCCATTCTTTCCGAGGTGTATGAAACCCGCATTCATATTGTGCCGCACCCTGTCACCGGTGCGCCGCAGGCGTGCCTTGTCCCCGGACGGACCGGAAAGGCGGGCCTGCCCGTTGCTGCCGATATGGCCGACGCAACCGACACGCAGAATGCCGCCCGCAGCCTTGACCCCGCCCCCGTGCCAATGGCGGCAGGCACAGGAGGCAAGACGCATGCCTAG
- a CDS encoding ABC transporter substrate-binding protein: MRISVLLPVLLPVLLSVVLSGLLNGLSVLPAGAETTAPVAGHSPLDSTSGNPSNPNNASNEGRDNIGETPRTAPDRSPDQHAAPHAPDSAAPAQGASPVSIIDDTGRTITLPAPARRIIALYGGFNEILIHMGLHDRIIARTKADTHPPFLAALPSIGTHMRPNAELVAGLAPDCILQLGGRRQATEMQQILERLGFPVAFFQPATFGELFHVIERLGVLTGSPDRADALVSHMQGRLDAVTQALAHVPATAPTVFFEVRYPNLLGAGAESIVNDIILHAGGTNVLTMGPKLIRLNEEELVRLNPEAYLVQVGPMNPSPVPPAQRDHFRTLRAVTAGRVLTVDEQVYSRPGPRTVLAVEELARFLHPHAFDNTTASARIAGQEGE; this comes from the coding sequence GTGCGGATTTCCGTGCTGCTGCCTGTTCTGCTGCCTGTGCTGCTGTCCGTGGTATTGTCCGGCCTGCTGAACGGCCTGTCGGTGTTGCCCGCCGGAGCGGAGACAACCGCCCCGGTTGCCGGACATAGCCCGCTTGACAGTACCTCCGGCAACCCCAGCAACCCCAACAACGCCAGCAATGAAGGTCGCGACAATATCGGTGAAACACCCCGCACAGCCCCTGACCGCAGCCCTGACCAGCATGCTGCTCCCCATGCGCCGGATTCGGCTGCTCCTGCACAAGGGGCAAGTCCGGTCTCCATTATCGATGACACGGGGCGCACCATCACCCTGCCCGCTCCTGCGCGACGCATCATCGCCCTGTACGGCGGCTTTAACGAAATTCTCATCCACATGGGACTGCACGACCGCATCATTGCCCGCACCAAGGCGGACACCCATCCGCCCTTTCTTGCGGCACTGCCTTCCATAGGTACCCACATGCGCCCCAACGCGGAACTGGTGGCGGGTCTTGCGCCGGACTGCATCCTGCAACTGGGGGGGCGCAGACAGGCCACGGAAATGCAGCAGATTCTGGAACGGCTGGGTTTTCCCGTGGCCTTTTTCCAGCCAGCCACCTTTGGGGAACTGTTCCATGTGATTGAACGTCTGGGCGTACTGACCGGCTCGCCTGACCGCGCAGACGCGCTGGTGAGCCACATGCAGGGCAGGCTGGACGCGGTGACGCAGGCCCTTGCGCATGTTCCGGCAACGGCTCCTACGGTCTTTTTCGAGGTCCGCTACCCCAATCTGCTGGGGGCGGGAGCGGAATCCATTGTTAACGATATCATCCTGCACGCGGGCGGCACAAACGTGCTGACCATGGGCCCCAAGCTTATCCGGCTGAACGAGGAAGAACTTGTGCGCCTTAACCCGGAAGCCTACCTTGTGCAGGTTGGCCCCATGAACCCCTCGCCTGTGCCTCCGGCGCAACGCGATCACTTTCGGACACTGCGTGCCGTAACGGCAGGCCGGGTTCTTACCGTTGATGAGCAGGTCTATTCGCGCCCCGGGCCCAGAACCGTGCTCGCCGTGGAAGAACTCGCGCGATTCCTGCACCCGCACGCCTTTGACAACACAACCGCTTCCGCCCGCATAGCCGGGCAGGAAGGAGAATGA
- the cobI gene encoding precorrin-2 C(20)-methyltransferase has protein sequence MCSHEPTPPPAGHTPGTLYGIGVGPGDPDLITLKATRILGTVDVVFAAASTKNDYSTAHGIAAPHMRPGARTVTLGFPMTRDRAALTAAWQANAQTVADELDGGRSGAFLTLGDPLIYSTFGYLMRTLAAMRPDIPVEVVPGITSYQASAARTRTVLCESEENLLLLSGVGSAESLRDMLRQADNSVILKAYKNFPEIRRVLGEAGKNGETVFVSRLGMEGEHIVRNIAEAPEKPHYFTHLLIPKEPRD, from the coding sequence ATGTGCAGCCATGAACCAACACCCCCGCCTGCGGGGCACACTCCCGGAACCCTTTACGGCATAGGCGTGGGACCGGGCGACCCGGACCTCATCACCCTTAAGGCCACACGCATACTCGGTACGGTGGATGTGGTCTTTGCCGCCGCCTCCACCAAGAACGACTATTCCACGGCCCACGGCATTGCCGCACCGCACATGCGTCCCGGAGCCCGCACCGTCACGCTGGGCTTTCCCATGACGCGCGACAGGGCAGCCCTTACCGCCGCATGGCAGGCCAACGCCCAAACCGTGGCCGATGAACTGGATGGCGGCCGCAGCGGTGCCTTTCTCACCTTGGGCGACCCGCTCATCTATTCCACCTTCGGCTACCTTATGCGCACCCTTGCGGCCATGCGGCCCGATATTCCCGTAGAGGTGGTGCCGGGCATAACATCCTATCAGGCTTCTGCCGCGCGCACCCGTACAGTGCTGTGCGAATCGGAAGAAAACCTGCTGCTGCTTTCGGGTGTGGGCAGTGCGGAATCGCTGCGCGACATGCTGCGGCAGGCAGACAACAGTGTCATTCTTAAGGCCTACAAAAACTTTCCGGAAATCCGCCGCGTACTGGGCGAGGCAGGCAAGAACGGTGAGACGGTCTTTGTCTCGCGGCTGGGCATGGAAGGCGAACACATTGTGCGCAATATTGCCGAGGCACCGGAAAAGCCGCACTACTTTACGCACCTGCTTATTCCCAAGGAACCGCGCGACTGA
- a CDS encoding antibiotic biosynthesis monooxygenase family protein → MYAREWRCLCPEENREGFLDYLYQTGVREIKASSGYMGFQIMDRDCRSEDAGGRKGMVEIVLITYWKSLEAVAVFAGDDIGVAKLYPEDEKYGIVPEETVRHYKVRERSLA, encoded by the coding sequence ATGTACGCACGCGAATGGAGATGTCTGTGTCCGGAGGAGAACCGTGAGGGGTTTCTCGACTATCTGTACCAGACGGGGGTGCGCGAGATAAAGGCATCCAGCGGATACATGGGTTTTCAGATAATGGACAGGGACTGCCGGAGCGAAGACGCCGGAGGCAGAAAGGGCATGGTGGAAATTGTGCTCATCACCTACTGGAAGTCGCTGGAGGCTGTGGCGGTCTTTGCCGGAGACGATATAGGTGTGGCCAAGCTGTACCCGGAGGATGAAAAGTACGGCATTGTGCCGGAAGAGACCGTGCGGCATTACAAGGTGCGGGAACGCAGTCTGGCGTAG
- a CDS encoding pirin family protein, with protein sequence MYRPIREILRGEPVTEGAGVRLRRIFGYYEAPMFDPFLLLDDFRSDRPEDFVAGFPWHPHRGIETITYVLRGDVEHGDSLGNTGVISSGDVQWMTAGSGIVHQEMPKGDAKGAMHGFQLWANLPAAQKMMDPRYRGVTAAEIPEAHLTDGVRVKVIAGTVQDVRPGVGQVRGPVQDVVISPEYLDVQVPAGVTFEHATVRGHTVFVYVIGGSGVVATEEGGPEAAAVSDKTLVLFDDGDAVSLRAENEALRFLLVSGAPLNEPVAWRGPIVMNTDEELRLAFDEFRHGGFVKVGKGREKA encoded by the coding sequence ATGTATCGTCCCATCCGCGAGATACTGCGGGGCGAGCCCGTCACCGAAGGGGCGGGCGTGCGTCTGCGCAGAATATTCGGCTATTACGAGGCCCCCATGTTTGACCCCTTCCTGCTGCTGGACGACTTCCGTTCCGACAGGCCGGAAGATTTTGTGGCCGGATTTCCGTGGCATCCGCACCGGGGCATAGAAACCATTACCTATGTGTTGCGCGGCGATGTGGAACACGGTGACAGTCTGGGTAACACGGGCGTCATCTCTTCCGGCGATGTGCAGTGGATGACGGCGGGCAGCGGCATTGTGCATCAGGAAATGCCCAAGGGCGATGCGAAGGGGGCCATGCACGGTTTTCAGCTCTGGGCAAACCTGCCTGCGGCGCAGAAGATGATGGACCCGCGATACCGTGGCGTGACGGCGGCGGAGATTCCCGAAGCTCATCTGACGGACGGGGTGCGCGTCAAGGTTATTGCCGGAACGGTGCAGGATGTACGCCCCGGCGTGGGGCAGGTGCGCGGTCCCGTGCAGGATGTGGTCATAAGCCCGGAGTATCTGGACGTGCAGGTGCCCGCCGGGGTGACGTTTGAACATGCCACCGTGCGCGGGCATACGGTGTTTGTCTATGTTATCGGCGGCAGCGGCGTTGTGGCAACGGAAGAGGGCGGGCCGGAAGCCGCAGCCGTCTCCGACAAAACCCTTGTGCTTTTTGACGATGGAGATGCCGTTTCCCTGCGTGCGGAAAATGAGGCTTTGCGGTTTCTGCTGGTTTCCGGCGCGCCCCTCAACGAGCCTGTGGCATGGCGGGGGCCCATTGTCATGAATACGGACGAGGAACTGCGTCTGGCCTTTGACGAGTTTCGCCACGGCGGCTTTGTGAAGGTGGGCAAGGGAAGGGAAAAGGCATAG
- a CDS encoding ABC transporter ATP-binding protein — translation MAVAVEGLCKEYEGGTVLRDIAFAVESGEIVSLVGPSGVGKTTLLRILAGLETADAGTVRYAVEPSLSHPVIMVFQDYLLFPNLSVYENVAFALRARRMGRRAVDERVRDMLDMFHLADKAAAYPVQLSAGQRQRVAIARAMVVNPTLLLLDEPFANLDRNLKMETAEFIRHTQKTFGVTTVSVTHDLEEAFAMSDRIGIMLEGRLVQYATPGEVYHAPATREAARFLGPVNTLDAELCSLLGMEAPQNGEAVYVRPESLCLVHNPQGAAIVRGVTFGGHYIRYTLDVRGHVLTAYGVHNGITPGDRVDVRLASGFCCGV, via the coding sequence ATGGCTGTTGCGGTAGAGGGTTTGTGCAAGGAATATGAAGGCGGAACCGTGCTGCGCGATATCGCCTTTGCCGTGGAATCCGGAGAGATTGTTTCGCTGGTGGGTCCTTCCGGCGTGGGCAAGACCACGCTGCTGCGCATCCTCGCCGGACTGGAAACGGCGGACGCGGGCACGGTGCGCTACGCGGTGGAGCCTTCGCTGAGCCATCCCGTGATCATGGTCTTTCAGGATTATCTGCTGTTTCCTAACCTCAGCGTGTACGAGAACGTGGCCTTTGCGCTGCGTGCCCGCAGAATGGGCAGGCGTGCGGTGGATGAACGCGTGCGCGACATGCTGGATATGTTTCATCTTGCTGACAAGGCGGCTGCCTATCCCGTTCAGCTTTCCGCAGGGCAGCGGCAGCGGGTGGCCATTGCCCGCGCCATGGTGGTGAACCCCACCCTCCTTCTGCTGGATGAACCGTTCGCCAATCTGGACCGCAACCTGAAGATGGAGACGGCGGAATTCATCCGCCATACGCAGAAAACCTTTGGGGTCACCACGGTGAGCGTGACCCACGACCTTGAAGAAGCCTTTGCCATGTCAGACCGCATAGGCATTATGCTGGAGGGCAGGCTGGTGCAGTACGCCACGCCGGGCGAGGTGTACCACGCCCCTGCCACGCGTGAAGCGGCGCGGTTTCTGGGCCCCGTGAACACGCTGGATGCCGAATTGTGTTCCCTGCTGGGCATGGAAGCACCGCAGAACGGGGAGGCGGTGTACGTGCGCCCGGAATCGCTGTGCCTTGTCCATAATCCGCAGGGGGCGGCCATTGTGCGCGGGGTAACCTTTGGCGGGCACTACATACGCTATACGCTGGATGTGCGCGGCCATGTGCTCACGGCATATGGCGTGCACAACGGCATTACCCCCGGCGACCGGGTGGATGTGCGGCTTGCTTCCGGTTTCTGCTGCGGCGTGTGA
- a CDS encoding aminoglycoside phosphotransferase family protein, with translation MDEARQEAIRNYCLHAGWMRFPGGVSFLAAGEYNENWLVETGQGLRVFRINHGSQLGLGESQIAYEHRVLELVGASGVTPLPYGVDPHPQAVEPALPGGVLLMEYIPGAPLDYTRDAGRAARIFAAVHSLPVPCGEETHKIPGLHDHAAPCGLVVQADPVGDIVRECEGMLARFSDHPRKEVLARLLRYRDEVARMGEDTRPLFAGEPLCIVNTEVNSGNFLISDQRAALVDWEKAVLSCRHQDLGHFLAATTTLWKTDYVFDAQARAGFLREYCHALYAAGAAVPPWDMLDAQTRVLERTILLRGLSWCYMAWYEYTRPEQSGHSIESGHSVKNGQAGRALTHAHTLATIERYLDGVEWLLR, from the coding sequence ATGGATGAAGCCCGGCAGGAAGCCATACGCAACTACTGCCTGCACGCGGGATGGATGCGTTTTCCCGGCGGGGTTTCGTTTCTGGCAGCGGGGGAGTACAATGAGAACTGGCTGGTGGAAACCGGGCAGGGGCTGCGGGTGTTCCGCATTAACCACGGCAGCCAGCTCGGGCTGGGAGAAAGCCAGATAGCCTACGAACACAGGGTGCTGGAGCTTGTGGGTGCCTCCGGTGTAACCCCGCTGCCCTACGGTGTGGACCCGCACCCGCAGGCGGTGGAGCCAGCCCTGCCCGGCGGGGTGCTGCTTATGGAGTACATACCCGGCGCACCGCTGGACTACACGCGTGATGCGGGCAGGGCGGCGCGCATTTTCGCGGCGGTGCACAGCCTGCCTGTTCCCTGTGGCGAAGAGACGCACAAGATTCCGGGGCTGCACGACCATGCAGCCCCCTGCGGATTGGTGGTGCAGGCAGACCCCGTGGGCGACATTGTGCGTGAATGTGAAGGCATGCTGGCCCGTTTTTCCGACCATCCGCGAAAAGAGGTGCTGGCGCGGCTTTTGCGCTACCGGGATGAGGTGGCGCGCATGGGTGAGGACACACGCCCCCTCTTCGCCGGAGAACCGCTGTGTATTGTGAACACGGAAGTGAATTCCGGGAACTTTCTGATAAGTGACCAAAGGGCCGCGCTGGTTGATTGGGAAAAGGCCGTGCTCTCATGCCGCCATCAGGATCTGGGGCACTTTCTTGCAGCTACCACCACGCTGTGGAAAACGGATTATGTGTTCGATGCGCAGGCGCGGGCCGGGTTTCTGCGGGAGTATTGCCATGCCCTGTACGCGGCAGGGGCTGCGGTTCCGCCATGGGATATGCTGGATGCGCAGACCCGGGTGCTGGAGCGCACCATTCTGCTGCGGGGGCTTTCGTGGTGCTATATGGCGTGGTATGAATACACGCGGCCAGAGCAAAGCGGGCATAGCATAGAAAGCGGGCATAGCGTAAAAAACGGGCAGGCAGGGCGCGCGCTCACCCATGCGCACACGTTAGCAACCATAGAACGGTATCTGGACGGTGTGGAATGGCTGTTGCGGTAG
- a CDS encoding TraR/DksA family transcriptional regulator, which yields MTEADRTAIRRKIQDEMERLRPEIERLREVTRPVAPDDSIGRLSRMDNIVNIGVNKAALGKAAARLAGLEYALTQLDSPDFGTCAECGTSIPLARLLAMPESDLCVRCAE from the coding sequence ATGACGGAAGCAGACAGAACCGCCATCCGCCGCAAGATTCAGGACGAGATGGAACGGCTCAGGCCGGAAATTGAACGCCTCAGGGAAGTCACCCGCCCCGTTGCCCCCGACGACTCCATAGGGAGACTGTCGCGCATGGACAACATAGTGAATATAGGCGTGAACAAGGCCGCACTGGGCAAGGCTGCGGCCCGTCTGGCAGGGTTGGAATACGCGCTCACGCAATTAGACTCACCGGATTTCGGCACCTGCGCCGAATGCGGCACCAGCATACCCCTTGCCCGCCTGCTTGCCATGCCGGAATCGGACCTATGCGTGCGTTGCGCCGAATAG